A part of Sugiyamaella lignohabitans strain CBS 10342 chromosome D, complete sequence genomic DNA contains:
- the HUA1 gene encoding Hua1p (Cytoplasmic protein containing a zinc finger domain; sequence similarity to that of Type I J-proteins; computational analysis of large-scale protein-protein interaction data suggests a possible role in actin patch assembly; GO_component: GO:0005737 - cytoplasm [Evidence IEA,IEA]; GO_component: GO:0005737 - cytoplasm [Evidence IDA] [PMID 11489916]; GO_component: GO:0005737 - cytoplasm [Evidence IDA] [PMID 11914276]; GO_function: GO:0003674 - molecular_function [Evidence ND]; GO_process: GO:0008150 - biological_process [Evidence ND]): protein MSTNPFISHKPVPISNNTGGSSRNGDSRLSQYNTNGGSSRPNTSTTGGDASSTLSIPRTETGSYSRSSIGSGNSESNSTSNHILPPEEEHPDEEPPPYTPEAEPGMSVAGMSNIPPHIQAQISMATGNSQTSNNNFQNHAHNQSHVNNSHPQSQTYHPPPHPPPPARPPRPTTASSSSPARPPRPQSSAFPGSNYHSYGQTNNSHNRPTTSQHQAYHHRPGNANTNHPPPQNPNLPFTYPPGYYCYKCNNTGIKLKNGLTCQDCYGRFARQGRNVQVIHSGQPSMFNPLAPFMGPTTSYVPYYPGQPPPRVVRPGDPSIGGTLCGRCRGRGMISDFFGDETCPTCRGVGRLL, encoded by the coding sequence ATGAGTACAAATCCATTTATAAGCCATAAGCCTGTTCCTATCTCTAATAATACTGGTGGTTCAAGTAGAAATGGCGACAGTCGGTTGAGTCAATACAATACGAATGGTGGCTCCAGCAGACCAAATACATCGActactggtggtgatgctaGCAGCACATTATCTATTCCAAGAACCGAGACTGGCTCGTACTCCAGATCTAGTATTGGATCTGGGAATAGCGAGTCTAATTCAACTTCTAATCATATCTTAcctccagaagaagaacatcCAGATGAAGAACCTCCTCCATACACCCCCGAGGCCGAGCCCGGCATGTCGGTAGCCGGAATGAGCAATATTCCACCCCATATCCAAGCCCAGATATCTATGGCCACTGGCAACAGTCAGACATCAAACAACAATTTTCAAAACCACGCTCATAATCAGTCACATGTTAATAACAGTCACCCTCAATCACAAACCTACCACCCTCCCCCGcacccaccaccaccggctCGACCTCCCCGACCCACTACAGCCTCCTCTTCGTCTCCAGCACGACCTCCAAGACCACAATCATCAGCATTTCCAGGTTCAAATTACCACTCGTACGGACAAACCAATAATTCGCATAACCGCCCCACCACTTCTCAACATCAAGcatatcatcatcgtccCGGCAATGCGAACACTAAtcatcctcctcctcagAACCCAAATCTCCCATTCACATACCCACCAGGCTATTACTGTTATAAATGCAACAATACAGGCATCAAACTCAAGAACGGACTCACCTGTCAGGACTGCTATGGGCGTTTTGCCCGACAAGGCCGTAATGTTCAAGTCATCCACTCCGGCCAGCCATCCATGTTCAACCCACTCGCACCGTTCATGGGCCCCACTACCAGCTACGTTCCATACTATCCAGGTCAACCACCACCTCGAGTTGTCCGTCCTGGAGACCCATCGATTGGCGGAACTCTGTGTGGCCGTTGTAGAGGTCGCGGCATGATCTCAGACTTTTTCGGCGATGAGACCTGCCCAACGTGCCGTGGGGTTGGTAGACTTTTATAA